CGACGTTCCCCAAGCTGACTCATTCGCGGCCTGTGTCAGTACAAGCGCTTCTGGCAGTACATTGACGCGGTTAAGCATCTCTGTCAGCCATGCCTGATCCAAACCTTCACTCGGCACCGGTAAGCTATATAACTTCCCTAACCTTTTCGCATAAGACGCGTCTTCAGAATCAATACTGTTTAAACCAGATTCAGAGAGCTTAGTTAAAAACGCGCGTTCTTTGCTGATACGTTTGTTTTCAATATTGATACTTGGACGTAGGAACGAAAAGAACGTCTCTTTTTTCTCGTTCACATCTTCGATGGCCGCGAAGTTTGGTGTGCTCGAAGAAGCCGTCAAGTCGCCAAATTGATCAGTTGAATTGGCACTCTGCTCTGTCGTACGTCGTCGTTCTTCTTGGTAAATATAAGGACCAATCAGTGAAATAGAGCCAACAAGAGCCAGTGCAGTCACTTTAAGCGCAAGTGATTTGCTTGCGCCTGCCTGTGTGTTTTTATGCATCGAACACCTGTGGGTTTTTGTTATTGTCGTCGTTATTGCTGTCGTTGTTATCGTCATCGCCCTTTGGACGATCTGAAGCAATCAGTTTTAACTTGATGCCAAACATCTCACGGTAAAGGATACCTTTCACGTGGAAGAAGAATGGAAGAACAAAGATTAAGCCAATGCCATACATCATTGCAGCCACGATGAACATCAACATAACCATTAGGTAGATAGACGCGACTACGAAGATCTTCTTGTTTACCGCTCTTAATGAAAGCAGTAGCGATTGCATTGGCGGCACTTTCTTATCACAAATCAGCAGAATCGAATGGCTGAACGCAAGTGAGAAGTAGATAGACAAGAATGGGAGAATCATCCCTGCGATGCCTTGAAGCATTAGGCTAAACAAAGTCACTAGAATAACGGGAACCGTAAACTGCAAACCTTTTCCGATGTGACGAACCTTAGTTTGTAGACCAGCAGCGTGACTCATTGCCATTAAACAAATACCGGCATAGATCGGCGCGCTGATCACCTCATAGCTAAAGTTCGCAATAAAAATCGATTCAACAATTTGTGGCGTGAATGACTCTGGGTCAATAACCGCATCCAAGATAACCGCGGGATCACCAAGCTGCAGTTTAAGTGCGATATAAAAGATGGCCAGTTGCACGAACATCAAAGCAATAATCGCAGGGGAAAACGAAAGAAAGTGACTTATCGTATGTTTCCAAGCTTCTTGGAATACAGCCGTTGCTTTGAGCTCATAATCGCCAGAAAGTGCACGGTTGATACTACCGCCCAAATTAAAATCTTTTTCGATGTCGTTGTTCATATTGATACCTAGGTGCGCCAATTAAACTAAGCGACCTAACTTATTGATAAAAAATTACCTTCATTATACTCATATGTCGGATACAAACTAAAATATGAATCTGTAACAAGGCTTGCTTTTGCGTCTTAAT
This region of Vibrio sp. BS-M-Sm-2 genomic DNA includes:
- a CDS encoding glucosaminidase domain-containing protein, with protein sequence MHKNTQAGASKSLALKVTALALVGSISLIGPYIYQEERRRTTEQSANSTDQFGDLTASSSTPNFAAIEDVNEKKETFFSFLRPSINIENKRISKERAFLTKLSESGLNSIDSEDASYAKRLGKLYSLPVPSEGLDQAWLTEMLNRVNVLPEALVLTQAANESAWGTSRFATKANNYFGHWCYTKGCGLVPLQRNEGSSHEVATFSSSQESVHRYFMNLNRNRAYADLRAIRAKLAAQGDDLLTTASATELTNGLLKYSERGSDYVTDLQAMIRHNKVYWKK